Proteins from one Thermobifida alba genomic window:
- a CDS encoding isochorismatase family protein codes for MTLPRIAPYPMPEEPPPTRVGWRPERDRCALLVHDMQRYFLGAFRADAEPVPALLRNVRALRDRCADLGIPVIYTVQPGSQSSAERGLLRAFWGEGLRDEERHTAVVPEVAPRAGDTVLTKRRYSAFARSRLAELLRGAGRDQLVVCGVYAHIGVLMTACDAFMRDIEPFVVADAVADFSAADHAMALDYAARRCAAVTTARAVLEDLDRAVPGRNGAVPAGDR; via the coding sequence GTGACCCTGCCCCGAATCGCCCCCTACCCGATGCCCGAGGAGCCGCCGCCCACCCGGGTCGGCTGGCGTCCGGAGCGCGACCGCTGCGCGCTGCTGGTCCACGACATGCAGCGCTACTTCCTCGGCGCCTTCCGCGCCGACGCCGAGCCGGTGCCCGCGCTGCTGCGCAACGTCCGAGCGCTCCGCGACCGCTGCGCCGACCTGGGCATCCCTGTAATCTACACCGTACAGCCGGGGTCCCAGAGCAGCGCGGAGCGGGGGCTGCTGCGCGCGTTCTGGGGGGAGGGGCTGCGCGACGAGGAGCGGCACACCGCCGTGGTGCCCGAGGTGGCGCCCCGCGCCGGGGACACCGTGCTGACCAAGCGGCGCTACAGCGCCTTCGCCCGCAGCCGCCTGGCGGAGCTGCTGCGCGGGGCCGGCCGCGACCAGTTGGTCGTCTGCGGGGTCTACGCGCACATCGGCGTCCTCATGACGGCCTGCGACGCGTTCATGCGCGACATCGAGCCGTTCGTCGTGGCCGACGCGGTCGCCGACTTCTCCGCCGCCGACCACGCCATGGCGCTGGACTACGCGGCGCGCCGCTGCGCCGCGGTCACGACCGCGCGGGCCGTCCTGGAGGACCTGGACCGAGCGGTCCCCGGCCGGAACGGGGCCGTCCCGGCCGGGGACCGCTGA
- a CDS encoding non-ribosomal peptide synthetase has translation MREPVAAVRQRVAEILGTTDFTDGDDLFDHGLDSLGLIRLVGEWRERGAEVTFEELAAAPTVKQWAALLEHAAPTPPRAAAAAAPDADAPFPLATMQHAYWIGRQDEQPLGGVAAHFYTEFDGRAVDPERLDAAVAAVTGRHPMLRARFLDDGRQRVAPPGRHRPVTVHDLRGLPPEEAERRLADLRDQATHRRMDVASGHVLDVALSLLPGGATRLHVDLDMIVADALSLRVLLEDLAAAYDGRDLPPLDYDFARYLAERAARDTAARQRARDWWHQRLADLPAPPELPTVVDATRPTPAGGPHTRSTRLHHWLDPDRSRRFAERARARGLTPAAALATAFAEVLGAWSASPRFLLNLPLFDRAPLHPDVDRLVGDFSGSVLVAADTTEPLPFAERARRTQQELRQAIDHGAYSGVEVLRDLARAAGGAPVLAPVVYTSAIGLGPLFTDTVQQRFGQPSWIISQGPQVWLDAQVTELDGGLLLNWDARERVFAPGFLDAAFAAYRGLVDALVDTSEAWRAPYRPRLPELRRRAAAAVDAEAPAPRPLHRAFFEHARRAPDRTAVVAPDGTGTGYGELAERALRVAGALAPLVEPGDTVAVALPRGRDQAAALLGVLAAGCAYLPVGADQPPARLARVLARGRAALLLTDADGTAAAPEVPVLGLAEALAADPLQQPRDVSPDAPAYLLFTSGSTGEPKGVQVPHRAAAHTVDVLNALLGMTGADRTLALAEADFDMSVYDLFAPLSAGGAAVLVEPEARRDAANWARTAVRGGVTVLNCVPTLLDMLLTAAESGLAELPPLRAVLLGGERVGADLPARLRAFAPGCRFLALGGMTEAAIHSTLQEVDRADPAWSSVPWGRPLPGVRCRVVDSQERDRPDWVPGELWVGGAGLADGYRGDPAATADRFVERDGQRWYRTGDLLRYRPDGTLDFLGRVDHQVKVRGVRVELGEIEAALRAHPEVGAAVALAEEGPAPRLAAAVAADGGDGTLPARLAEHAASLLPAAMLPERIVVLDRLPLTANGKPDRAAVARLVRGHSRGGGGTGDAPRGPVEQEVARIWADLLGCDRVGRDDNFFALGGDSLLATRVVAALRAAGHADAGVARLFAEPVLRDFAASLTARGPARRAPAVRPDPAHRHDPFPPTEVQRAYLLGRSPEFTLGGVGTYHYSEFDGAEVDLDRLERAWNRLVRRHDMLRAVFDDHGDQRVLAEVPAYRIAVVDAADTDPAPALAALREQMSHRLFDPTRWPLFEVRAVRYTRDGERRTRLGIGLDYIVLDALSIMTLYTELDRLHTDPDAELPPVEVSFRDYVTQVRADPERVEAARAYWRERIAALPPAPDLPLAVDPADVDRPRFTRRADRLAPREWRALAGLARSAGITPSTLLLACYADVLAAWSGQTELSLTLTLFNRSEVHPHISRVLGDFTSLSLTSYRRGPGQGLLEAARALQRRLGADLDHRDVSAGWVLHELARRTGTAQPGVPVVFTSSLGVGGGEASMDLSPGFPGRIWGLSQSPQVHLDNQVLQVGGGLDVYWDAVEELFRPGVLDAMFAAYLDLLRDLAATGRIAAPDDVLPSGQRAARDRVNAPAAPAVRAVLHEAVFAAADRAPDRPAVVTDGGVLTHGELAERALRIAAGLRRRGVAPDDAVAVCLPKGPDQVAAVLGVLAAGAVYVPVGPDQPRLRRDRVHRAARIAFTVGAGGDPARRARPEELYAEPPLDAPVPRHPDDLAYVVFTSGSTGEPKGVEVTHAAAAATVADVNERYGVGPDDRVLGLSALDFDLSVYDIFGLLGAGGAVVLPTEEERRDAARWRDLAVRHRVTVWNTVPALLDMLLLAAEGAEFPPHLRLALVSGDWVGTDLAPRLRAATAGRARLVALGGATEAAIWSNAFDGGHAPPGWPSVPYGYPLRNQRYRVVDAHGRDCPDWVPGELWIGGGGVARGYRGDPERTRAKFVTAAGQRWYRTGDLGRYRPGGVLEFLGRLDRQVKVAGHRLEPGEVEAALEEHPAVRRAAVVAVGPRQRRRLCAFVTTGEPAPDPGELTAHLAERLPRPAVPAVVRAVAEFPLTPNGKVDVAALADLAAPAAETEGAAPADDVERRLAEVWGGLLDTPVTDREANFFALGGTSLLAIRMIGELRRVFGAEVSTRAFLAAPTLAALADQVRAAVGADETGEI, from the coding sequence GTGCGGGAACCGGTCGCGGCGGTCCGGCAGCGGGTCGCGGAGATCCTCGGCACCACCGACTTCACCGACGGCGACGACCTCTTCGACCACGGCCTGGACTCCCTGGGCCTGATCCGCCTGGTCGGCGAGTGGCGGGAGAGGGGCGCCGAGGTCACCTTCGAGGAACTGGCCGCCGCGCCCACCGTCAAGCAGTGGGCGGCGCTGCTGGAGCACGCCGCCCCGACCCCGCCCCGGGCCGCGGCGGCGGCCGCGCCGGACGCCGACGCGCCGTTCCCCCTCGCCACGATGCAGCACGCCTACTGGATCGGCCGCCAGGACGAGCAGCCGCTCGGTGGGGTCGCCGCGCACTTCTACACCGAGTTCGACGGCCGCGCGGTGGACCCCGAGCGGCTCGACGCGGCCGTCGCCGCCGTCACCGGGCGCCACCCCATGCTGCGCGCCCGCTTCCTCGACGACGGCCGCCAGCGCGTCGCACCGCCCGGCCGCCACCGCCCGGTCACCGTGCACGACCTGCGCGGCCTGCCGCCGGAGGAGGCCGAACGCCGCCTGGCCGACCTGCGCGACCAGGCCACCCACCGGCGCATGGACGTCGCCTCCGGCCACGTCCTCGACGTGGCGCTGTCCCTGCTGCCCGGCGGGGCCACCCGGCTGCACGTCGACCTGGACATGATCGTGGCCGACGCGCTGAGCCTGCGGGTGCTGCTGGAGGACCTGGCCGCCGCCTACGACGGGCGGGACCTGCCCCCGCTGGACTACGACTTCGCCCGCTACCTCGCCGAACGCGCCGCACGCGACACCGCGGCCCGCCAGCGCGCCCGGGACTGGTGGCACCAGCGGCTGGCCGACCTGCCCGCGCCCCCGGAGCTGCCCACCGTCGTCGACGCCACCCGCCCCACCCCGGCCGGCGGCCCCCACACGCGCTCCACCCGGCTGCACCACTGGCTCGACCCCGACCGCTCCCGGCGGTTCGCCGAACGCGCCCGCGCCCGCGGACTGACCCCCGCGGCCGCGCTGGCCACCGCGTTCGCCGAGGTCCTGGGAGCCTGGAGCGCCTCCCCCCGCTTCCTGCTCAACCTGCCGCTGTTCGACCGCGCCCCGCTGCACCCCGACGTCGACCGGCTGGTCGGCGACTTCAGCGGCTCGGTCCTGGTCGCCGCCGACACCACCGAGCCCCTGCCCTTCGCCGAACGGGCCCGCCGCACCCAGCAGGAGCTGCGCCAGGCCATCGACCACGGCGCCTACAGCGGGGTCGAGGTGCTGCGCGACCTCGCCCGCGCGGCGGGCGGCGCCCCCGTGCTCGCCCCCGTCGTCTACACCAGCGCCATCGGCCTGGGACCCCTGTTCACCGACACCGTCCAACAGCGCTTCGGCCAACCGTCGTGGATCATCTCCCAGGGGCCGCAGGTGTGGCTGGACGCGCAGGTCACCGAACTCGACGGCGGACTGCTGCTCAACTGGGACGCGCGCGAGCGGGTGTTCGCCCCCGGCTTCCTCGACGCCGCGTTCGCCGCCTACCGCGGCCTGGTCGACGCGCTGGTCGACACCTCCGAGGCATGGCGGGCCCCCTACCGGCCCCGCCTGCCGGAACTGCGGCGGCGCGCGGCCGCGGCCGTCGACGCCGAAGCGCCCGCGCCGCGCCCCCTGCACCGCGCGTTCTTCGAACACGCCCGCCGCGCCCCCGACCGCACCGCCGTGGTCGCCCCCGACGGAACCGGAACCGGCTACGGGGAGCTGGCCGAACGCGCGCTGCGCGTCGCCGGGGCGCTCGCCCCGCTCGTCGAACCCGGAGACACCGTCGCGGTGGCGCTGCCCCGCGGCCGCGACCAGGCCGCCGCGCTGCTCGGCGTGCTCGCCGCGGGCTGCGCCTACCTGCCGGTGGGCGCCGACCAGCCGCCCGCCCGGCTCGCCCGCGTCCTGGCCCGCGGACGGGCCGCGCTGCTGCTCACCGACGCCGACGGCACCGCGGCCGCCCCGGAGGTGCCCGTCCTCGGACTGGCCGAGGCGCTGGCCGCCGACCCCCTGCAACAGCCGCGCGACGTCTCCCCCGACGCGCCCGCCTACCTGCTGTTCACCTCCGGCTCCACCGGAGAGCCCAAGGGGGTGCAGGTGCCGCACCGGGCGGCCGCCCACACCGTCGACGTGCTCAACGCCCTGCTGGGCATGACCGGCGCCGACCGCACGCTCGCCCTCGCCGAAGCCGACTTCGACATGTCGGTCTACGACCTGTTCGCGCCGCTGTCGGCGGGCGGCGCCGCGGTCCTCGTCGAGCCGGAGGCGCGCCGCGACGCCGCGAACTGGGCGCGCACCGCCGTCCGCGGCGGCGTGACCGTCCTCAACTGCGTGCCCACCCTCCTCGACATGCTGCTCACCGCGGCCGAGTCGGGACTGGCGGAGCTGCCGCCGCTGCGGGCGGTGCTGCTCGGCGGCGAGCGGGTCGGCGCCGATCTGCCCGCCCGGCTGCGCGCCTTCGCCCCCGGCTGCCGCTTCCTCGCGCTGGGCGGCATGACCGAGGCCGCGATCCACTCCACGCTCCAGGAGGTCGACCGGGCCGACCCCGCGTGGAGTTCGGTGCCGTGGGGCCGACCCCTGCCCGGCGTGCGCTGCCGCGTCGTCGACTCCCAGGAGCGCGACCGCCCCGACTGGGTCCCCGGCGAGCTGTGGGTGGGCGGCGCGGGACTGGCCGACGGCTACCGGGGCGACCCCGCCGCGACCGCCGACCGGTTCGTGGAGCGCGACGGGCAGCGCTGGTACCGCACCGGCGACCTGCTGCGCTACCGCCCCGACGGGACCCTGGACTTCCTCGGCCGCGTCGACCACCAGGTGAAGGTGCGCGGCGTGCGCGTCGAACTCGGCGAGATCGAGGCCGCCCTGCGCGCCCACCCCGAGGTGGGCGCCGCGGTGGCGCTCGCCGAGGAGGGGCCCGCCCCCCGCCTGGCGGCGGCGGTCGCCGCCGACGGCGGCGACGGCACCCTGCCCGCACGCCTGGCCGAGCACGCGGCGTCGCTGCTGCCCGCGGCCATGCTGCCCGAGCGGATCGTGGTCCTGGACCGCCTGCCGCTGACCGCCAACGGCAAACCCGACCGGGCCGCCGTGGCCCGGCTGGTGCGCGGACACTCCCGCGGCGGGGGCGGGACGGGCGACGCCCCCCGCGGACCGGTCGAGCAGGAGGTCGCCCGGATCTGGGCCGACCTGCTCGGGTGCGACCGGGTCGGCCGCGACGACAACTTCTTCGCGCTGGGCGGCGACTCCCTGCTGGCCACGCGCGTGGTCGCGGCGCTGCGCGCGGCCGGGCACGCCGACGCGGGGGTCGCCCGGCTGTTCGCCGAACCCGTGCTGCGGGACTTCGCCGCGTCCCTCACCGCGCGGGGGCCGGCCCGGCGCGCCCCCGCCGTCCGCCCCGACCCCGCACACCGGCACGACCCCTTCCCGCCCACCGAGGTGCAGCGCGCCTACCTGCTGGGCCGATCGCCCGAGTTCACCCTCGGCGGCGTCGGCACCTACCACTACAGCGAGTTCGACGGGGCCGAAGTGGACCTGGACCGGCTGGAGCGGGCGTGGAACCGGCTGGTGCGGCGGCACGACATGCTGCGGGCGGTCTTCGACGACCACGGCGACCAGCGGGTCCTGGCGGAGGTGCCCGCCTACCGCATCGCCGTCGTCGACGCCGCCGACACCGACCCCGCACCCGCTCTGGCCGCGCTGCGCGAGCAGATGTCGCACCGCCTGTTCGACCCGACCCGGTGGCCGCTGTTCGAGGTGCGCGCCGTGCGGTACACGCGCGACGGCGAACGGCGTACCCGCCTCGGGATCGGACTGGACTACATCGTCCTGGACGCGCTCAGCATCATGACCCTCTACACCGAACTGGACCGGCTCCACACCGACCCCGACGCCGAGCTGCCGCCGGTCGAGGTGTCCTTCCGCGACTACGTCACCCAGGTCCGGGCCGACCCCGAGCGCGTGGAGGCGGCGCGCGCCTACTGGCGGGAACGGATCGCCGCGCTGCCGCCGGCCCCCGACCTGCCCCTCGCCGTCGACCCCGCCGACGTCGACCGCCCCCGCTTCACCCGCCGCGCCGACCGGCTGGCCCCAAGGGAGTGGCGGGCGCTGGCCGGCCTGGCCCGCTCCGCCGGGATCACCCCCTCCACCCTGCTGCTGGCCTGCTACGCCGACGTGCTCGCCGCGTGGAGCGGGCAGACGGAGCTGAGCCTGACGCTGACCCTGTTCAACCGCTCCGAGGTCCACCCGCACATCTCCCGCGTCCTGGGCGACTTCACGTCGCTGTCGCTGACCTCCTACCGGCGCGGCCCCGGGCAGGGGCTGCTGGAGGCGGCCCGCGCGCTGCAGCGGCGGCTGGGCGCCGACCTGGACCACCGCGACGTCTCGGCCGGCTGGGTGCTGCACGAGCTCGCGCGGCGCACCGGCACCGCCCAGCCCGGCGTGCCGGTGGTGTTCACCAGCTCCCTGGGCGTGGGCGGCGGGGAGGCGTCCATGGACCTGTCGCCCGGCTTCCCCGGACGGATCTGGGGGCTGTCGCAGTCGCCCCAGGTCCACCTGGACAACCAGGTGCTCCAGGTGGGCGGCGGACTCGACGTGTACTGGGACGCCGTCGAGGAGCTGTTCCGCCCCGGCGTGCTCGACGCCATGTTCGCCGCCTACCTGGACCTGCTGCGCGACCTCGCCGCCACCGGGCGGATCGCCGCTCCCGACGACGTGCTGCCGAGCGGGCAGCGCGCCGCGCGCGACCGGGTCAACGCCCCCGCGGCCCCGGCGGTGCGCGCGGTCCTGCACGAGGCGGTGTTCGCCGCCGCCGACCGCGCCCCCGACCGGCCCGCGGTCGTCACCGACGGCGGTGTGCTCACCCACGGCGAGCTGGCCGAGCGCGCGCTGCGGATCGCGGCGGGCCTGCGGCGGCGCGGCGTCGCCCCCGACGACGCGGTCGCGGTGTGCCTGCCCAAGGGCCCCGACCAGGTCGCCGCCGTGCTGGGCGTGCTGGCCGCCGGGGCGGTCTACGTGCCGGTCGGCCCCGACCAGCCGCGGCTGCGCCGGGACCGCGTCCACCGCGCGGCCCGGATCGCCTTCACCGTCGGCGCGGGCGGGGACCCGGCGCGGCGGGCCCGGCCGGAGGAGCTGTACGCCGAGCCGCCGCTGGACGCCCCCGTGCCCCGCCACCCCGACGACCTCGCCTACGTCGTCTTCACCTCCGGCTCCACCGGCGAGCCCAAGGGCGTCGAGGTCACCCACGCCGCCGCGGCCGCCACCGTCGCCGACGTCAACGAACGCTACGGCGTCGGCCCCGACGACCGGGTCCTCGGCCTGTCCGCGCTCGACTTCGACCTGTCGGTCTACGACATCTTCGGCCTGCTCGGCGCGGGCGGCGCCGTCGTCCTGCCCACCGAGGAGGAGCGGCGCGACGCCGCGCGCTGGCGCGACCTGGCGGTCCGGCACCGGGTGACGGTGTGGAACACCGTGCCCGCCCTGCTGGACATGCTGCTGCTCGCCGCGGAGGGCGCCGAGTTCCCCCCGCACCTGCGCCTGGCCCTGGTCTCCGGCGACTGGGTGGGCACCGACCTGGCCCCCCGGCTGCGCGCCGCCACCGCGGGCCGCGCCCGCCTCGTCGCGCTCGGCGGCGCCACCGAGGCCGCGATCTGGTCCAACGCCTTCGACGGCGGCCACGCCCCGCCCGGGTGGCCCTCCGTGCCCTACGGCTACCCGCTGCGCAACCAGCGCTACCGGGTCGTCGACGCCCACGGCCGCGACTGCCCCGACTGGGTGCCCGGTGAGCTGTGGATCGGCGGGGGCGGTGTGGCCCGCGGCTACCGGGGCGACCCGGAGCGGACCCGCGCGAAGTTCGTCACCGCCGCCGGACAGCGTTGGTACCGCACCGGCGACCTGGGACGCTACCGGCCCGGCGGGGTGCTGGAGTTCCTCGGCCGCCTGGACCGGCAGGTCAAGGTCGCCGGGCACCGCCTGGAACCCGGCGAGGTCGAGGCGGCGCTGGAGGAGCACCCGGCCGTGCGCCGCGCGGCCGTGGTCGCGGTCGGACCGCGCCAGAGGCGGCGGCTGTGCGCGTTCGTCACCACCGGCGAGCCCGCCCCCGACCCCGGCGAACTCACCGCGCACCTGGCCGAACGCCTGCCCCGCCCCGCCGTTCCCGCGGTGGTCCGCGCGGTGGCGGAGTTCCCGCTGACCCCCAACGGCAAGGTGGACGTCGCCGCGCTCGCCGACCTCGCCGCACCCGCCGCCGAGACGGAAGGCGCCGCACCGGCCGACGACGTCGAACGCCGCCTCGCCGAGGTCTGGGGCGGACTCCTCGACACCCCCGTCACCGACCGCGAGGCCAACTTCTTCGCGCTGGGCGGCACCAGCCTGCTGGCCATCCGCATGATCGGCGAACTGCGCCGGGTCTTCGGCGCGGAGGTGTCCACCCGCGCCTTCCTGGCCGCCCCGACCCTCGCCGCACTGGCCGACCAGGTCCGCGCCGCCGTCGGCGCGGACGAGACCGGCGAGATCTGA
- a CDS encoding (2,3-dihydroxybenzoyl)adenylate synthase has product MEQDWTPWPEEVAAEYRRAGYWRDQTLDALLREGARRHGARTALVSPSGRLDYAGLDARVDRLAAGLAALPLHPGERVLVQLPNCEEYVTVLFALLRLGAVPVLVLPSLGRAEVVALARLSGAAAHVVAAGRGVRDPRLLAEETARACPTLRHVVVAGEPGADRHHGVAGLAASAGPVPEAPPGRAEDPALLLLSGGTTGVPKLIPRTHADYGYNARASAEVCGLHGGSVYLAVLPAAHNFTMVSPGILGTVAAGGTVVLCPDPSPTTAFSLVEAERVTITALVPALLPHWLDEAARTRRDLSSLEVLQVGGSRLDEATARRVRPELGCRLQQVFGMAEGLNNYTPLDAPDDVVCTTQGRPLSPADEIRVVDEEDRPVPAGTPGELLVRGPYTLRGYYRAREQDAARFTPDGFYRTGDLVRRTADGDLVVVGRVKDQVNRAGEKVAAVEVEEHLLALPGVRAAAVVGAPDPHLGERTVAFVVTDGPCPPQEQVRRALLERGLAPFKVPDELRGLPSLPLTGIGKVDKKRLRELLADSPAP; this is encoded by the coding sequence GTGGAACAGGACTGGACTCCCTGGCCGGAGGAGGTCGCGGCCGAGTACCGCCGGGCCGGGTACTGGCGCGACCAGACCCTCGACGCGCTGCTGCGCGAGGGAGCGCGCCGCCACGGCGCGCGCACCGCCCTGGTCTCGCCCTCCGGCAGGCTCGACTACGCCGGACTGGACGCGCGCGTCGACCGGCTGGCCGCGGGCCTGGCCGCCCTCCCGCTGCACCCGGGAGAGCGCGTCCTGGTGCAGCTGCCCAACTGCGAGGAGTACGTGACCGTGCTCTTCGCCCTGCTGCGCCTGGGCGCGGTCCCCGTCCTGGTACTGCCGTCCCTGGGCCGCGCCGAGGTCGTCGCGCTGGCCCGGCTCAGCGGCGCCGCCGCCCACGTCGTCGCCGCCGGCCGGGGTGTGCGCGACCCCCGGCTGCTGGCCGAGGAGACGGCGCGCGCCTGCCCGACGCTGCGCCACGTCGTCGTGGCCGGGGAGCCGGGGGCGGACCGCCACCACGGTGTCGCCGGCCTGGCCGCCTCCGCCGGGCCCGTGCCCGAGGCGCCCCCGGGTCGCGCCGAGGACCCGGCCCTGCTGCTGCTGTCGGGCGGCACCACCGGAGTGCCCAAGCTCATCCCCCGCACCCACGCCGACTACGGCTACAACGCGCGTGCCTCGGCCGAGGTCTGCGGACTGCACGGCGGGTCGGTCTACCTGGCGGTGCTGCCCGCGGCGCACAACTTCACCATGGTCTCCCCGGGCATCCTCGGCACCGTCGCGGCGGGCGGCACGGTCGTGCTGTGCCCCGACCCCAGCCCCACCACCGCCTTCTCCCTCGTCGAGGCCGAGCGGGTCACGATCACCGCGCTGGTCCCCGCCCTGCTGCCGCACTGGCTGGACGAGGCCGCGCGCACCCGCCGCGACCTGTCCAGCCTGGAGGTCCTCCAGGTGGGCGGCTCCCGCCTGGACGAGGCGACCGCCCGCCGCGTCCGCCCGGAGCTGGGCTGCCGCCTGCAGCAGGTGTTCGGCATGGCCGAGGGGCTGAACAACTACACCCCGCTGGACGCCCCCGACGACGTCGTGTGCACCACGCAGGGCCGCCCCCTCTCCCCCGCCGACGAGATCCGCGTCGTCGACGAGGAGGACCGCCCCGTGCCCGCGGGGACCCCCGGCGAGCTGCTGGTCCGGGGGCCGTACACGCTGCGCGGCTACTACCGGGCCCGGGAGCAGGACGCGGCGCGGTTCACCCCCGACGGGTTCTACCGGACCGGCGACCTGGTGCGCCGCACCGCCGACGGCGACCTGGTCGTCGTCGGCCGGGTCAAGGACCAGGTCAACCGGGCCGGGGAGAAGGTCGCCGCGGTGGAGGTCGAGGAGCACCTGCTCGCGCTGCCCGGCGTGCGCGCCGCCGCGGTCGTGGGCGCGCCCGACCCGCACCTGGGCGAGCGCACGGTGGCGTTCGTGGTGACCGACGGGCCCTGCCCGCCGCAGGAGCAGGTGCGGCGGGCCCTGCTGGAGCGCGGGCTGGCCCCCTTCAAGGTCCCCGACGAGCTGCGCGGGCTCCCCTCCCTTCCGCTCACCGGCATCGGCAAGGTGGACAAGAAGCGGCTGCGCGAACTGCTGGCCGACTCCCCGGCGCCCTGA